TTTTGGTAACGTTGTCGGGAACGATTGCACAGATTTAGTGTCCTGTACTGTTATGGTTTATAAAAAAAACAATGTAGACTTGTTTAAGTAAAGGCTGTTAAAAGGTCTAATAACCAAATATAATTTTAATGTATGAAAAAAATTCTACTGCTTCTTTGGATGCTGGCTATAGGTATGACTATGGCCAAGGCACAACAAACAAGGCAAATCTCGGGAAAAGTAACAGAAAAGGCTAGTAAGCAAGCCATCCCAGGAGCCTCTGTTTCCATTAAAGGTACAACAACCAGTACAAGTACCGACGCAAACGGCCAATTTGTAATTAACATTCCAAATTCAGGAACTGTAGTCTTGCAAGCCAAATACTTGGGTTTTCAACTTCAGGAAATAACTGTTGGTAAAGAAACAAAGGTAAATTTTGCGCTTGATGAAGATGTATCCACTTTAAACGAAGTGATGATTAATGTGGGTTATGGTACGGTTCGCAAAAAAGATTTAACCGGTTCGGTATCATCGATTAGCGCTGAGGTAATTGCAGCTGCTCCAGTCTCTTCAGCTTTGGAGGCTATACAAGGACGCTTAGCTGGTATTAGCATTGCTTCAACAGAAGGTTCCCCAGATGCTCAAATGAGTGTTAGGGTAAGGGGTGGTGCATCTATCACGAGTGATAATACACCACTTTATATTGTTGATGGTTTTCCTGTTGGCTCAATTGCAGATATTGCTCCACAAGATATAGAAAGCATAGATATTTTAAAGGATGCTTCTTCTGCCGCAATTTATGGTTCTAGAGGTGCAAATGGTGTTGTTTTAGTAACTACAAAAAGTGGTAAAGCGGGTAAAACAAATATAAGCTATAATGTTTTTGGAGGTACAAGGCAAATGGCAAATAAGTTAACTGTACTTACGCCTTTAGATTATGTAACATGGCAATATGAAAGAGCATTATTAGAGAAAACGCCAAATGATTATGCACAATATTTTGGGAACTACCAGGATATAGATTTGTATGCGAACGTACAACCAAATGATTGGCAAGACATTATATTCGGTCGTACTGGAACAACCATTAACAATAATTTAAGTATTAGTGGTGGTAGTGATAAAACAAAATATACATTGAGCTATAGTTTTGTAAAAGATAAGGCAATTATGCAATTGTCTGATTTTCAAAGACAAAATGTTAATTTTAAGCTAAATCATAAATTGTATGATAATTTGACATTAGATTTTGGAGTTCGTTATGCTGATACGAAAACAAATGGTGGTGGTGCAAATGAGCAGAATGAAAAATCTTCTGCAGATTCACGTTTAAAAAATGCAATGTTATATCCTCCATTTACAGTGCCTGGTTTAACATCATCAACAGAAACCAACGACGAATTTAACTTATATAGTCCGTTAACTTCAATTACTGATAATAATCAATCTATCCATAGAAAAACCTATAATATTAATGGGGCTGTAACTTATGAGATTATTGATAATTTGAAATTGCGTTCTGAAGTTGGTTATGATGGGATTAGAAATGATTTAGATCGTTTTTACGGATTAACAACTTATTATGTGAAAAATCTTTCAGATTATCCTAATTTTCCGGTTTTAAATTCTAATAACACAAATAGAAATGCAATAAGAAATACCAATACATTAAATTACACTTTCAGTAAAATTCTGAATAAAGACCATAATCTTAATGTTTTAGTAGGACATGAATATCTTAAGGAAGAGCAAAACGCTTTACAAACCGAAGTTCGTGGTTTTCCTAAAACATTTGCATTTGAACAAACTAGGTTACTTACTACCCAAGGAAAGGCATCCCTAATCGATAATAATTATGCGCCTGATAATAAATTGCTTTCTTTTTTTGGTAGAGCAAATTATGATTATAAAGGTAAATATTTATTAAGTGCAGCTTTAAGGATAGATGGCTCTTCTAAATTTGCTAAAGGAAATCAATGGGGATATTTTCCTTCAGTTTCTGGAGCATGGAGAGTTTCTCAAGAAGATTTCATGAATGATACTAAATCTTGGTTAACAGATTTAAAATTAAGAGCAAGTTATGGTGCAGCCGGTAATAATAATATTCCTACTGGTCAAATGACTCAATCTTTTTTAAATTCTAATACAGTTTGGGTAAATGGAGCTAATAATTATTGGGCAGCTTCTAAAACCATGGCTAACCCAGATTTGAAGTGG
The sequence above is drawn from the Pedobacter frigiditerrae genome and encodes:
- a CDS encoding TonB-dependent receptor, which gives rise to MKKILLLLWMLAIGMTMAKAQQTRQISGKVTEKASKQAIPGASVSIKGTTTSTSTDANGQFVINIPNSGTVVLQAKYLGFQLQEITVGKETKVNFALDEDVSTLNEVMINVGYGTVRKKDLTGSVSSISAEVIAAAPVSSALEAIQGRLAGISIASTEGSPDAQMSVRVRGGASITSDNTPLYIVDGFPVGSIADIAPQDIESIDILKDASSAAIYGSRGANGVVLVTTKSGKAGKTNISYNVFGGTRQMANKLTVLTPLDYVTWQYERALLEKTPNDYAQYFGNYQDIDLYANVQPNDWQDIIFGRTGTTINNNLSISGGSDKTKYTLSYSFVKDKAIMQLSDFQRQNVNFKLNHKLYDNLTLDFGVRYADTKTNGGGANEQNEKSSADSRLKNAMLYPPFTVPGLTSSTETNDEFNLYSPLTSITDNNQSIHRKTYNINGAVTYEIIDNLKLRSEVGYDGIRNDLDRFYGLTTYYVKNLSDYPNFPVLNSNNTNRNAIRNTNTLNYTFSKILNKDHNLNVLVGHEYLKEEQNALQTEVRGFPKTFAFEQTRLLTTQGKASLIDNNYAPDNKLLSFFGRANYDYKGKYLLSAALRIDGSSKFAKGNQWGYFPSVSGAWRVSQEDFMNDTKSWLTDLKLRASYGAAGNNNIPTGQMTQSFLNSNTVWVNGANNYWAASKTMANPDLKWETNVTRNIGLDFAILDSRVTGTIDAYLNKTKNLLLAVQTPGTGYDIQFRNVGQTENKGLEFSVNWSAVKKTNFDFSVNANISFNRNKVVSLGPLKNILGTSGWASTEIGADYLVETGASIGRIYGYKNAGRYEVSDFSGYNSATDTWTLKPGVVDGSAFLGTIRPGTMKIQDISGDGKIDLSDRSIIGNANPLNTGGFSLNSRIYNFDIGAYFNWSYGNDVYNANKIEYTSSSKYSSRNMIDIMATGKRWTNLRADGTLSNDPAELAAMNANTTLWSPFSKAFVLSDWAVEDASFLRLSTVTVGYTLPANISQKLKMKKLRVYASGYNLWLWTNYTGFDPEVSTRRKDTLTPGVDYSAYPRSKSFIFGLNVNF